In Corylus avellana chromosome ca2, CavTom2PMs-1.0, the following proteins share a genomic window:
- the LOC132172477 gene encoding cysteine proteinase RD21A-like isoform X1 yields the protein MQKDLLLQNPPPTPRKTDCKHHLYYKNSIFRGPVETCPTCPVRKRKLIFGVDMKEDHKNEEVVMERIKEQPIYSTLKICLEFELFGEGFTGSIYEGLTEEPNSEEKTLYHGVLLIGFGSEDGKNFWIIKNSWGKQLSDGSYPKIVGFFFFFFFVLFLVLVLMHTTCVATLHFLYNFSL from the exons ATGCAGAAGGATCTACTCCTTCAAAATCCTCCACCGACTCCAAGAAAAACAGATTGCAAGCATCACTTGTattacaag AATTCGATCTTTAGAGGCCCAGTGGAGACATGCCCGACCTGCCCTGTGCGA AAGAGGAAGTTGATATTTGGGGTGGATATGAAAGAGGATCACAAAAACGAAGAAGTAGTTATGGAAAGAATTAAAGAGCAACCTATTTACAGTACTCTAAAGATTTGCCTAgaatttgaattatttggaGAGGGATTCACG GGCTCAATTTATGAAGGTTTAACTGAAGAACCGAATTCGGAAGAAAAAACATTATATCACGGGGTCTTACTAATAGGATTTGGAAGCGAAGATGGTAAAAACTTTTGGATCATCAAAAACAGTTGGGGCAAACAATTGTCCGATGGTAGCTACCCAAaaattgttggttttttttttttttttttttttgtgctctTTCTAGTTTTGGTGCTTATGCATACTACCTGTGTAGCCACcttacattttttatataatttttccttataa
- the LOC132172477 gene encoding uncharacterized protein LOC132172477 isoform X2 yields MQKDLLLQNPPPTPRKTDCKHHLYYKNSIFRGPVETCPTCPVRKRKLIFGVDMKEDHKNEEVVMERIKEQPIYSTLKICLEFELFGEGFTVLLAL; encoded by the exons ATGCAGAAGGATCTACTCCTTCAAAATCCTCCACCGACTCCAAGAAAAACAGATTGCAAGCATCACTTGTattacaag AATTCGATCTTTAGAGGCCCAGTGGAGACATGCCCGACCTGCCCTGTGCGA AAGAGGAAGTTGATATTTGGGGTGGATATGAAAGAGGATCACAAAAACGAAGAAGTAGTTATGGAAAGAATTAAAGAGCAACCTATTTACAGTACTCTAAAGATTTGCCTAgaatttgaattatttggaGAGGGATTCACGGTATTACTTGCTTTATAA
- the LOC132169401 gene encoding uncharacterized protein LOC132169401 has protein sequence MQSTEDWWGSYGSVIRDAKIKLHSVAEWRVAHVSRGVNTVAHRLAKLALSIQGKHTWVDDYPSSSLTRELVSRIRPTIWSTSSNWEQFLRMGGFSPYKLTISTSFCFHRHLPHLSYHFPISILFDLLFPLAKEAFSCSVVQVLIEYFQSFRFVKLSSFSTILHDLCFVDFDNLSAARAKLSIALSTALIPFSENTKFPLNDPYVCVDKPQLFAQVTEVMRVIATPYSLLTAAAIKDYFSALARMRELIHSPVDEDRVVFSRETFEREFRLCWS, from the exons ATGCAATCCACTGAAGACTGGTGGGGTAGTTATGGCTCTGTTATTCGAGATGCCAAGATCAAATTGCACAGTGTGGCGGAATGGAGGGTGGCCCATGTATCTCGTGGAGTTAATACAGTAGCGCATAGACTTGCTAAATTAGCACTTTCCATACAGGGGAAGCATACTTGGGTAGACGACTATCCTTCGT CTTCCTTGACAAGGGAGTTGGTCTCGAGAATTCGACCCACCATCTGGTCAACATCGTCGAATTGGGAGCAATTCTTGCGTATGGGGGG CTTCTCCCCCTATAAATTGACAATATCAACATCCTTTTGTTTTCACCGCCATCTTCCACACCTCAGCTACCACTTCCCCATCTCCATTTTGTTCGACCTCTTGTTTCCTCTCGCCAAAGAAGCGTTCTCCTGCTCTGTCGTGCAAGTTCTG ATAGAGTATTTTCAGTCCTTTCGTTTTGTTAAGCTGAGCTCATTCTCTACCATATTACATGATTTATGTTTCGTGGATTTTGATAACTTGAGTGCAGCTCGAGCGAAGCTAAGTATTGCTTTGTCAACAGCCTTGATCCCCTTTTCTGAGAACACTAAGTTCCCTTTAAATGATCCGTACGTCTGTGTTGACAAACCACAGTTGTTTGCGCAAGTGACAGAAGTGATGCGGGTGATTGCAACCCCTTACAGTCTGCTAACTGCAGCGGCCATTAAAGACTATTTTTCTGCGTTAGCTCGCATGCGTGAGCTGATCCATTCCCCAGTGGACGAAGATCGTGTAGTCTTCTCTAGAGAAACTTTTGAGCGTGAGTTTCGCCTGTGTTGGAGTTGA